In one window of Tubulanus polymorphus chromosome 3, tnTubPoly1.2, whole genome shotgun sequence DNA:
- the LOC141901888 gene encoding uncharacterized protein LOC141901888 isoform X1, whose amino-acid sequence MARYHTSIAVLLLLIMDCLASNQEDKLTRDLMSFMEENHIQIGSVGVMHSGKLVYARDIKRIGLEQSVVQQTTQMFPMLQVSHMMTSLAVLHLSDKNSIDLNRKVFVKSGALSGFLEAIPDSVDPRIRDITVMQLLYETAGWDRHEDFRESGVLLPSDAIRTMLQHKLHSVPGKKFKHSAFNELLLRIIIEDVTGISYEEYVKRHILIPFGMWMTKLTRHPLEDAAGGIYNTNLIPTTWVMTIQDAMRLVSAVTHDASPIIRKDTLKLIFTRPSPPYPRLTDTWHGMGVKVKTDGSFWVESYASGNYLLLHSYGPDSAFITHFKTHNPTLFKHLFLDYFKRVDNWVDTDDLMGGDLFSSLYKDDGISFRIHEQHLSAYIEALRKVDYRPTWINAYSDDRHQVTFFAVIAAKTSATSKNDWLLQHGIPGERVDTVVGNKERRGYRLNLIQNYVCYSHEDRKCSLVLMRTPRNRTADIVLVNQPYSEYLKKVPDYHRDGYVATVQSVMAFNGQRRVSAVLLKNADAKYKPFLDLTIDDFERVIYEEALNGFNLCYLDTYHNNEKLLFSAVFEQGPGERWILQQDLNLSNLAREIELLKQTKLFPKMIVGYERNNTNYFSIFYT is encoded by the exons ATGGCTCGATATCATACAAGCATTGCAGTGTTATTACTGCTTATCATGG atTGTTTGGCATCGAATCAAGAAGACAAACTAACCAGAGATCTGATGTCATTCATGGAAGAAAATCACATACAAATCGGAAGTGTCGGCGTGATGCATTCTGGGAAACTGGTATACGCACGTGACATTAAAAGAATCGGACTTGAACAAAGTGTCGTACAACAAACAACGCAGATGTTTCCAATGTTGCAAGTGTCGCACATGATGACGTCGTTGGCAGTGTTACACCTTAGCGACAAAAATTCGATAGATCTGAATAGGAAAGTATTCGTGAAGTCGGGAGCTTTGAGCGGATTTCTGGAGGCGATTCCGGACAGCGTCGATCCTCGTATTCGTGATATAACTGTTATGCAGTTGTTGTACGAAACGGCGGGCTGGGATCGGCACGAAGATTTCCGGGAATCCGGAGTACTGTTGCCTAGCGATGCCATTAGAACAATGTTACAACACAAATTACATTCGGTTCCAGGAAAAAAGTTCAAACATTCGGCGTTTAACGAATTATTGCTGCGAATAATCATCGAAGACGTCACCGGTATCAGTTATGAAGAGTACGTAAAACGACATATATTGATTCCGTTCGGTATGTGGATGACTAAACTAACTCGACATCCGCTAGAGGACGCTGCCGGTGGTATTTACAACACTAATCTAATACCTACTACTTGGGTGATGACGATACAAGACGCTATGAGACTGGTGTCCGCCGTTACGCACGACGCCAGTCCAATCATACGCAAAGATACTTTGAAGTTGATATTTACTCGACCTAGTCCGCCGTACCCGCGGCTAACCGATACGTGGCACGGCATGGGGGTCAAGGTCAAAACCGACGGCTCGTTTTGGGTCGAATCGTACGCGTCCGGGAATTATCTTCTATTGCATTCTTACGGTCCCGATTCGGCGTTTATAACGCATTTCAAAACCCATAACCCGACTTTATTCAAACACCTATTCCTCGACTATTTCAAACGAGTCGACAACTGGGTCGACACCGATGATCTGATGGGCGGGGATCTATTTTCTTCGCTATACAAAGATGATGGCATATCGTTCCGCATACACGAGCAGCACCTATCGGCGTATATTGAAGCTTTGAGAAAAGTAGACTATCGGCCGACTTGGATAAACGCCTACAGCGACGACCGTCATCAAGTCACCTTTTTCGCCGTGATCGCGGCGAAAACCTCGGCAACGAGCAAAAACGACTGGCTGCTTCAACACGGCATACCCGGCGAAAGGGTCGACACGGTCGTGGGAAACAAAGAACGAAGGGGATACCGATTGAATTTGATCCAGAACTACGTCTGCTACTCGCACGAAGACAGAAAGTGCAGTTTGGTATTGATGCGGACGCCCCGTAACCGAACGGCCGATATCGTGCTGGTTAATCAACCGTACAGCGAATACTTGAAGAAGGTCCCCGATTATCATCGCGATGGTTACGTAGCAACCGTTCAAAGCGTAATGGCGTTCAACGGACAACGACGAGTCAGCGCTGTCTTACTGAAAAACGCCGACGCCAAATACAAACCGTTTTTAGATTTGACGATCGACGACTTCGAACGCGTCATCTACGAAGAGGCTTTGAACGGCTTCAATCTGTGTTATCTAGACACCTATCACAACAACGAAAAGCTGTTGTTTTCGGCGGTATTCGAACAGGGACCGGGCGAACGATGGATCCTGCAACAAGATCTAAACCTGAGCAACCTAGCGCGTGAAATCGAACTGCTGAAACAAACGAAGCTGTTCCCGAAAATGATCGTCGGATACGAACGCAATAATACGAActatttcagcattttctaTACTTAA
- the LOC141901888 gene encoding uncharacterized protein LOC141901888 isoform X2: MSFMEENHIQIGSVGVMHSGKLVYARDIKRIGLEQSVVQQTTQMFPMLQVSHMMTSLAVLHLSDKNSIDLNRKVFVKSGALSGFLEAIPDSVDPRIRDITVMQLLYETAGWDRHEDFRESGVLLPSDAIRTMLQHKLHSVPGKKFKHSAFNELLLRIIIEDVTGISYEEYVKRHILIPFGMWMTKLTRHPLEDAAGGIYNTNLIPTTWVMTIQDAMRLVSAVTHDASPIIRKDTLKLIFTRPSPPYPRLTDTWHGMGVKVKTDGSFWVESYASGNYLLLHSYGPDSAFITHFKTHNPTLFKHLFLDYFKRVDNWVDTDDLMGGDLFSSLYKDDGISFRIHEQHLSAYIEALRKVDYRPTWINAYSDDRHQVTFFAVIAAKTSATSKNDWLLQHGIPGERVDTVVGNKERRGYRLNLIQNYVCYSHEDRKCSLVLMRTPRNRTADIVLVNQPYSEYLKKVPDYHRDGYVATVQSVMAFNGQRRVSAVLLKNADAKYKPFLDLTIDDFERVIYEEALNGFNLCYLDTYHNNEKLLFSAVFEQGPGERWILQQDLNLSNLAREIELLKQTKLFPKMIVGYERNNTNYFSIFYT; the protein is encoded by the coding sequence ATGTCATTCATGGAAGAAAATCACATACAAATCGGAAGTGTCGGCGTGATGCATTCTGGGAAACTGGTATACGCACGTGACATTAAAAGAATCGGACTTGAACAAAGTGTCGTACAACAAACAACGCAGATGTTTCCAATGTTGCAAGTGTCGCACATGATGACGTCGTTGGCAGTGTTACACCTTAGCGACAAAAATTCGATAGATCTGAATAGGAAAGTATTCGTGAAGTCGGGAGCTTTGAGCGGATTTCTGGAGGCGATTCCGGACAGCGTCGATCCTCGTATTCGTGATATAACTGTTATGCAGTTGTTGTACGAAACGGCGGGCTGGGATCGGCACGAAGATTTCCGGGAATCCGGAGTACTGTTGCCTAGCGATGCCATTAGAACAATGTTACAACACAAATTACATTCGGTTCCAGGAAAAAAGTTCAAACATTCGGCGTTTAACGAATTATTGCTGCGAATAATCATCGAAGACGTCACCGGTATCAGTTATGAAGAGTACGTAAAACGACATATATTGATTCCGTTCGGTATGTGGATGACTAAACTAACTCGACATCCGCTAGAGGACGCTGCCGGTGGTATTTACAACACTAATCTAATACCTACTACTTGGGTGATGACGATACAAGACGCTATGAGACTGGTGTCCGCCGTTACGCACGACGCCAGTCCAATCATACGCAAAGATACTTTGAAGTTGATATTTACTCGACCTAGTCCGCCGTACCCGCGGCTAACCGATACGTGGCACGGCATGGGGGTCAAGGTCAAAACCGACGGCTCGTTTTGGGTCGAATCGTACGCGTCCGGGAATTATCTTCTATTGCATTCTTACGGTCCCGATTCGGCGTTTATAACGCATTTCAAAACCCATAACCCGACTTTATTCAAACACCTATTCCTCGACTATTTCAAACGAGTCGACAACTGGGTCGACACCGATGATCTGATGGGCGGGGATCTATTTTCTTCGCTATACAAAGATGATGGCATATCGTTCCGCATACACGAGCAGCACCTATCGGCGTATATTGAAGCTTTGAGAAAAGTAGACTATCGGCCGACTTGGATAAACGCCTACAGCGACGACCGTCATCAAGTCACCTTTTTCGCCGTGATCGCGGCGAAAACCTCGGCAACGAGCAAAAACGACTGGCTGCTTCAACACGGCATACCCGGCGAAAGGGTCGACACGGTCGTGGGAAACAAAGAACGAAGGGGATACCGATTGAATTTGATCCAGAACTACGTCTGCTACTCGCACGAAGACAGAAAGTGCAGTTTGGTATTGATGCGGACGCCCCGTAACCGAACGGCCGATATCGTGCTGGTTAATCAACCGTACAGCGAATACTTGAAGAAGGTCCCCGATTATCATCGCGATGGTTACGTAGCAACCGTTCAAAGCGTAATGGCGTTCAACGGACAACGACGAGTCAGCGCTGTCTTACTGAAAAACGCCGACGCCAAATACAAACCGTTTTTAGATTTGACGATCGACGACTTCGAACGCGTCATCTACGAAGAGGCTTTGAACGGCTTCAATCTGTGTTATCTAGACACCTATCACAACAACGAAAAGCTGTTGTTTTCGGCGGTATTCGAACAGGGACCGGGCGAACGATGGATCCTGCAACAAGATCTAAACCTGAGCAACCTAGCGCGTGAAATCGAACTGCTGAAACAAACGAAGCTGTTCCCGAAAATGATCGTCGGATACGAACGCAATAATACGAActatttcagcattttctaTACTTAA